Proteins encoded by one window of Xiphophorus maculatus strain JP 163 A unplaced genomic scaffold, X_maculatus-5.0-male Unplaced_Scaffold_82, whole genome shotgun sequence:
- the LOC111605772 gene encoding melanocortin receptor 4-like, whose amino-acid sequence MNSTAQQGLIPCYLNRSLRLGTLPEKDVSGEKKDSSAGCYEQLLISTEVILTLGIISLLENILVIAAIIKNKNLHSPMYFFICSLAVADMLVSVSNASETINGGSFTIPVTFIKSMDYVFDSMICSSLLASICSLLAIAIDRYITIFYALRYHNIVTTRRALLVIASIWTCCTVSGILFIIYSESTMVLICLITMFFTILVLMVSLYVHMFLLACQHMKRIGALPGNAPIQQRVNMKGAITLTILLGVFVVCWAPFFLHLILMITCPRNPYCTCFMSHFNMYLILIMCNSIIDPIIYAFRRQEMRKTFKEIFCWCISFL is encoded by the coding sequence ATGAACTCCACGGCTCAGCAAGGCTTGATCCCATGCTACCTGAACCGGAGCCTGCGCCTGGGAACTCTGCCAGAGAAAGACGTTTCCGGAGAGAAGAAGGATTCCTCTGCTGGCTGCTATGAGCAGCTGCTGATTTCCACCGAGGTCATCCTCACTTTGGGCATCATCAGCCTGCTGGAGAACATCCTGGTGATCGCCGCCATCATCAAGAACAAGAACCTCCATTCCCCGATGTACTTCTTCATCTGTAGCCTGGCGGTCGCTGACATGCTGGTCAGCGTCTCCAACGCCTCGGAGACGATCAACGGCGGCAGCTTCACCATCCCCGTCACGTTCATCAAAAGCATGGACTACGTGTTCGACtccatgatctgcagctctctgcTCGCCTCCATCTGCAGCTTGCTCGCCATCGCCATCGACCGCTACATCACCATCTTCTACGCCCTGCGGTACCACAACATCGTCACCACCCGGCGGGCGTTGCTGGTCATCGCCAGCATCTGGACGTGCTGCACCGTCTCTGGCATCCTGTTCATCATCTACTCGGAGAGCACCATGGTGCTCATCTGCCTCATCACCATGTTCTTCACCATTCTGGTCCTCATGGTGTCGCTCTACGTTCACATGTTCCTGCTGGCGTGCCAGCACATGAAGCGCATCGGTGCCCTGCCGGGCAACGCGCCCATCCAGCAGCGCGTCAACATGAAGGGCGCCATCACCCTCACCATCCTGCTGGGGGTGTTTGTGGTGTGCTGGGCGCCCTTCTTTCTGCACCTCATCCTGATGATCACCTGCCCCAGGAACCCCTACTGCACCTGCTTCATGTCGCACTTCAACATGTACCTCATCCTCATCATGTGCAACTCCATCATCGACCCCATCATCTACGCTTTCCGCAGGCAGGAGATGAGGAAGACCTTTAAGGAGATCTTCTGCTGGTGTATTAGCTTTCTGTGA